One stretch of Arachis duranensis cultivar V14167 chromosome 1, aradu.V14167.gnm2.J7QH, whole genome shotgun sequence DNA includes these proteins:
- the LOC107489619 gene encoding probable aspartyl aminopeptidase: protein MAKQQHKNDVASDLVAFLNASPTAFHAVEEAKNRLRSAGFDQLSEKEVWNLKAGKKYFFTRNHSTIVAFAIGQRYVAGNGFHIVGAHTDSPCLKLKPVTKVTKGGYLEVGVQTYGGGLWHTWFDRDLTIAGRVIIRERKEGSASSYAHRLVRIEEPIMRIPTLAIHLDRNVNSDGFKPNAQSHLLPVLATSVKAELNKAVPENDSAESGKKANDKTDTTNTKHHSLLLQLLANKLGCEPEDICDFELQACDTQPSVIAGAAQEFIFSGRLDNLCMSFCSLKALIDATSSETSLEEETGVRMVALFDHEECGSNSAQGAGSPVMLDAVSRVTNSFRSETQMLEKAVQRSFLVSADMAHALHPNYMDKHEENHQPKLHGGLVIKHNANQRYATNAVTSFIFREIASVHKLPVQDFVVRNDTACGSTIGPILASGVGIRTVDVGAPQLSMHSIREMCAVDDVKHSYEHFKAFFEEFSQLDAKIVVDI from the exons ATGGCGAAGCAACAACACAAGAACGATGTCGCTTCCGATCTTGTTGCCTTCCTCAATGCTTCTCCAACTGCTTTTCACGCCGTCG AGGAGGCGAAGAACCGTTTGCGAAGCGCAGGTTTTGACCAGCTTTCGGAAAAGGAAGTTTGGAATTTGAAAGCTGGAAAAAAGTACTTCTTCACCAGGAATCACTCTACCATCGTCGCTTTTGCCATTGGTCAGAG GTATGTTGCTGGAAATGGTTTCCACATTGTGGGTGCTCATACTGATAGCCCTTGTCTCAAACTCAAGCCCGTCACCAAG GTGACTAAAGGTGGATATTTGGAGGTTGGGGTTCAGACTTATGGTGGTGGCTTGTGGCATACATGGTTTGATAGGGACTTGACCATTGCTGGGAGGGTAATCATTCGAGAAAGAAAAGAGGGTTCTGCCTCTTCTTATGCGCATCGGCTTGTTAGAATTGAGGAACCAATAATGAGGATCCCTACTTTGGCTATTCACTTGGACAG GAATGTTAATAGTGATGGATTCAAACCTAATGCTCAATCTCATCTTCTTCCTGTCTTGGCTACATCGGTGAAG GCAGAACTGAATAAAGCTGTCCCTGAAAATGATTCAGCTGAAAGTGGAAAGAAAGCAAATGATAAAACTGACACTACCAATACTAAACACCATTCTCTTCTACTGCAG TTGCTTGCAAACAAGCTTGGGTGTGAACCAGAAGACATTTGTGATTTTGAATTGCAAGCTTGTGATACCCAACCAAGTGTAATTGCTGGAGCTGCACAGGAATTCATATTTTCAGGACGGCTTGATAACCTCTGCATGTCATTTTGCTCCTTGAAG GCATTGATAGATGCTACATCCTCTGAAACCAGTCTCGAAGAAGAGACTGGTGTTAGAATGGTAGCTTTGTTTGATCATGAAGAATGTGGGTCTAATTCTGCCCAAGGAGCTGGCTCTCCAGTCATGCTAGATGCGGTATCCCGGGTTACAAATTCCTTTAGGTCAGAGACCCAG ATGCTTGAGAAAGCCGTTCAGAGAAGCTTCCTTGTTTCTGCTGATATGGCGCATGCACTACACCCCAATTACATG GACAAACATGAAGAGAACCATCAGCCTAAATTGCATGGAGGGCTTGTCATTAAACACAATGCAAATCAAAGATATGCCACTAATGCAGTCACATCCTTCATATTCAGGGAGATAGCATCAGTGCATAAGCTTCCTGTACAG GACTTTGTGGTTCGCAATGACACGGCTTGCGGTTCAACCATTGGCCCCATTCTTGCAAGCGGCGTGGGCATTCGTACTGTTGATGTAGGTGCACCACAGTTGTCAATGCATAGCATACGAGAAATGTGTGCTGTAGATGATGTCAAGCATTCCTATGAGCATTTCAAGGCCTTTTTCGAAGAATTCTCTCAACTCGATGCAAAGATTGTCGTGGACATATAG